The Leadbetterella byssophila DSM 17132 DNA window GGGCTAGTGTAAATAGGAATAGGTATTTCATTTTAAGGTTTTTTATTGCAATATAAATGTCAATATGAGAAATCGGGCTTGAAACTTTTATTTAACGCTTAAAAATACTTTCCTTTGTAAAATATTTCGTGCTTTAACTAAGTTATTAACCCAAGTAAAAAACTGACGTATGCTCCTGAACCTCCTACTTCAAGTCACTGACAGCACTGCTGTAGCAGCTCCGGTTGAAATCAATTACTTCTCATTATTACTCAAAGGTGGATTCGTAGTATATCCAATTTTGGTCTTATTACTCATCACCATTTATCTGGGATTTGAAAGATACTTCTTTATCAAGAGTGCTTCGCAAATGGATTCCGGATTTATCCGTTCTCTAAAAGATAATCTAGTAAGAGGAGATATCAGAGCGGCATCTGCTTTGGCCAAAGGAACAAACAAACCCATTTCACGTATACTTGAAAAGGGGATTAACCGTATCGGTAAGCCGGTAAAGGATATTGAGAGTGCCATGGAAATTCAATCCAATCTAGAAGTTTCTAAGATGGAGAAGAATATGGGTTACCTGGGATTGATTGCCGGGGTGGCTCCAACTCTTGGTTTCGTGGGTACCATTAGCGGTATCATCCGTATCTTCTATGAGATCTCCACTACAGGTAACTTTACCATTGAGACGATTTCAAACGGTCTATATGAGAAGATGATCGCATCATTCACAGGTTTGATCGTGGGTCTTATAGCTTATGCCCTGTACCATGGAATCAACATGATGATAGATAAGTTCTCTATTCATCTACAAAGTACCGTGATGGATTTCTTTGATACACTAAATGAACCTACACGCTAATGAAACTGAAGAGACAAAGAAGATTTCATGCGGAGGTTCAAACGGCCTCTTTGAATGATATCATGTTCTTCCTGCTCCTGTTCTTTTTGATCGTGTCTACTTTAGGAAGTCCAAATGTCATTCGATTGATGCTGCCCAAAACCTCTGAATCTACAAATGAGGTAAGTAAACAGCCTATCACCTTGTCCATCACAGAGGATAAGAGATTTTTTATAGACAGAAAGCAGATTAATTTCCCTGATCTGGAGAATGCCGTTCTTGAGGCAACCAGTGGGATGGAGGAGCCAACTGTAGTGCTGCGCGCCGCAGAATCTTTAACCATTCAGGATTTGGTGGATGTCATGGCCATAGGTGCCCGACTAAAAGTGAGAATGGTATTAGCAACAGACGTTAAATGAAAAGGGTAGCATTTTTTCCGGGATCCTTTGATCCTTTTACAAAAGGACATGAGGATATCGTTCGAAGAGGACTTAAGCTCTTTGATGAGATCATTATTGGTATTGGTACAAATTCTGCAAAGAAGAGATACTTCGAAATTCCGGAAATTGAATCCGCTATAAAACGCGCATTTCAGGATGATGAACGTGTAAAAGTGGTTCATTATGATGACTTGACCGCTGCCGTAGCACAGCAATATGGTGCAAGATTCATTATCAGAGGTCTTAGAAATACCACTGATTTTGAATATGAAAACACCATTTCTCAGGTTAACCGTCAGTTAGTAGCAGACCTAGAAACGGTCTTTTTGATCACTTCTCCAGAGTTTGCGCCTATAAGTTCAACGATTGTTCGAGAACTGCATAAATTCGGAGCTGATATCTCATCTTATATTCCTTAAATTTTGATAAAAGGTAGGGTAGTATTCCCTATTTTTAGATAATATTTTCCTGAAGAGAGGAATTCGAGAGGAATCTCGGATTCCCCTTTTTGTATCTGCCCATTTGTAAGGATTTTTCCTTGCTGATTAATGATCTGATAGGGAAGGGCTTCTTCAGAGGTCTCTATTCTTATTAGATTAGATGCAGGATTAGGATATAGAGAAAACAGGGGTGATTCTGCAGAATAGGTTCTATCAAACTCATAAAAATTCAGGGCCCATCCTATCTGGTAAAGGACTGCCAAGGTGGCTTGTCCAGGGAATCGTACGCGTACTGCGGGTCGGATGGAAGGATACATCAATTGATCATCTGAATCTAACCTTTGGGCTTGAGAGAAATGTGAAAGACTTGCGCCTGAAGAGAAGGGAACTTCGGTATGAAGCATGATTCCATTTGAGGCATATTGTCCTTTTTCTATGGCGAATCTTACATCACCTTCGGTAATGGCATGTAGGAGGTTTTGGGAGTCATTAGTATAGAATCTGGGGTTTGCTATTTCGTTACCCTGTTCATCTCGCATGAATTTATCGTAGATAAAGGGAATATTTTGGATTCCCCATCTAACATATGTAGCTTCATCTTCTGAGAATGAACTCATGAAACCAATTCCGTGAGCCACTTCATGTAGAACAACTGAAACCATGTCATATTGAAATATGCTTCCTGTACCGGTAGGTGGTGCCCAGTTCGCCTCTGAATTAATACGAAGTATAATATCCGCTCCATTTCCTGTCAGGTTTTCCCCTTGTATGGCTTCTGCTAAGGCGGACGGGTACCAGGTTTCTTTGAAAGGTGCATTCTTGAAATTCTTATATACTTTATCTGCACCTGCACTAGCCAAAGTGCGAGGATGCATACTTTCCCAATACACATGGATATGTATGGGAATCTTGCTGATCAGGATTTGTTCCCAAATGGCTAAGGCTTCTTCCACATTTTGCTGTACTCCTTCAGGGACCGAATGGTAGGTTGGGATGAATTTAGAGGTAGGTTTAGCTGAAATTCTAAAGCCAAGAGATTGATTTATATAGAATGCTCCTCCATCGCCAGCTGGACAATCTATATGAAGACCCTGAGCGGATTCTTGCGCAAAGAGAGGAAAAGACAAGCCTAAGAGCAGTACAATTCTAAACATGCACTAAAGGTAAGGAATTTTGGGGTCAAATCTCTAGGCCGAAACATTGGTCCATATTATAAATATACGCAAAAAAAATGTTCAATGCAATAGTTTTCAATTTATTAAGTTTTGGAAAGGCGGTATTGTAGCTCTAAATTTTGATACATTGCTCTTTTTTTATGAGTTTTGAGATTATTCGTTTAGTATGTGTTATCACGTGACCTTACTTCCGGGGAATTTTCATAATCTGGTAGATGTAACCGGGGTAGCTCCTATTGATCCAAAGAAAGGGGACAAGTTGTACAAACCGGGCTTCCATCTGAATGGTTTTGACCATCCTCATCTTCCTGTGATTCTTCCTCAAGGCCTGGATATGTATAGATGGGGATTGATTCCACATTGGGTGGAGGATACCTATAAAGCAAATACCTTAAATGCAAGGAATGACGAATTGTTTGAGAAGGTATCCTACAGGAATTATTGGTCCAATAGGTGCTTGGTGGTAGTTTCAGGTTTCTTTGAGCCACATACCAGAATGGGTATAGCCTCTAAGAAACAAAAAACGGAAAGTTGGTTCATCAAGCATAAAGAAGATCCCATCTTGACTTTAGGTGGAATCTTTTGCGGTGGTACAGTTTCAATCATCACAACGGATGCCAGTCCCTTGCTTTCTGAGATTCATAATGATGGTAAAAGGATGCCACTAATATTGAGTAATGAGGCTATTAAAGAACGATGGTTGGATCCGAAATTAGGCATGAAGGATATGTCTAGGATCATGGATTCCTACCCTCCGGATGAAGAACTAACCGCCTATAGAACCATTGACGGGATTATGAATACTCGTCTGGATACTAATGTCCCTGAAGCTATTTTACCCTTTTCAGGTACAGATTCAGGCCTCCTAAGTTTGTTTGATTGAGGACTTTGCCTCTGTTAATATCGTTGAATCATTAGCTAAAAAAGACTCATTTCTTGAGTTCTATTCTTCCTAGTTTTGTACCTAGTAATGAAATATGAATATGTATAAGATTGTATTGGGTATTTGTGCTTTCTTAATGGTTTGTAGTAAGCCATTGCAAGCACAAGATCAGATTTTAGATGGCATAGGTGAGACGGCTATGATAGCGCGTTATATTTTTAATGGAGATACCAGGGATTGGTCCCGAAATAATCACCATGCAAAGGTAGAAGGGGGACAAGCCCGTTTCATAGATGATGCGAGATTTAAGAAAGTGATAGCCTTATCTGGAGGCTCGTATGTAACTCTTCCTTCTGAAACTTTATCCGACTTAGAATCCATCAGTATTTCTGCCTGGGTGAACATAAAATCCAAAGAAGAAGGACAGCGACTTTTTGCTTTTGGTAAGGATGCCAATAAACAATTTTCTGCAGCTCCTACCGGACTGAAGGGTCAAGATGGTTTCCATGCTTTGTTTACTGCAGGATCCTCAAAACCTGCCAGTTCTACTGCTATTGAATTGAACAAGTGGGTTCATGTAGTGGTGGTGGTTGATATTACTTCAAAAACGTTAACTACTTATCTTGATAATAAAGCCCTAGCTGAAGTTTCAGGTATCCCTCAGGAGCTTGATGCGGTATTAGGTCAAACCAATACCTTATATATTGGTAAATCATTGACTGGAGGAGATCCTACCTTGAATGCTTTAGTGCATGACTTCAGAATTTACAGGGTTCCATTGACTCGTCGTCAAGTAGCAGGTATTTACTTTGGGGCTAATAAGTCTCAGGAAGGAGCTGTAAATGTAGGAAAGCCGGAAGAAAACCTCCCGCAATTTGGGAAAGAGGAGTCTCAACTTTACCATAAATACTTGGTGAAGGTTTCAGATATTACGGTGGAAACGGAGGTAGGTAACTTGCCAAGGCTTCCTTCGCATGTACCTGCCCAATATTCAAATGGCTTGAAACTAGATAAAGTTAGGGTGATTTGGCCTGCGCCAACGGATAACTCCTCTGTACTAGAGCCAGGGAAATACACCATTAGCGGGAAGATTGCAGGTTCTGATTTTGTACCTAAAGCAACGGTAATAGTAAAAGCAGATAAGAAGGTTACTCCAAAAGCAAAATTGGCTGCATTCCCTTTGAGTGCCGTAACCTTAGAAGCCGACCGTCATCAGCACGATACAAAATTTATTGAGAATAGAGATAAATTTATCCAAGGATTAGCTAAAACAGATCCGAACTCCTTCTTATACATGTTCCGTCACGCTTTTGGTCAGAAACAACCTGAAGGGGCAAAGCCATTAGGCGTTTGGGATAGCCAAAATACGAAGTTGCGCGGACATGCTACCGGTCACTACTTGACGGCCATTGCGCAGGCATATGCAAGTACAGGTTATGATAAAAACTTACAAGCGAACTTTGCAGGCAAGATGGATCAGCTGGTAAATACCTTATACGAGTTATCCAGACTTTCAGGTACTCCAAAGGTACAGGGAGGAGAGGCCGTGGCAGATCCAACTAAAGTTCCTATGGGTCCAGGTAAGACGGAATATGATTCAGATCTAACTGACGAAGGTATCCGTACGGATTATTGGAATTGGGGCAAAGGGTATATCAGTGCCTATCCACCGGATCAGTTTATCATGTTAGAGCAGGGTGCGAAATACGGTGGTCAGAAGAATCAAGTTTGGGCTCCGTACTATACATTGCACAAGATCCTTGCCGGTCTAATGGATGTGTATGAAGTGAGTGGCAACAAGAAGGCTTTAGACGTGGCAGTAGGTATGAGCGAATGGGTGCATGCCAGATTAGCGGCTTTGCCTCAAGATACTTTAATCAAGATGTGGAACACCTACATTGCAGGTGAATATGGTGGAATGAACGAGTCCATGGCGCGTTTGTTCTTCTTGACCAAGAATGAGAAGTTCCTTAAAACCGCTCAATTGTTTGACAACATCAAGATGTTCTATGGAGATGCAAGTCATTCTCATGGTTTAGCGAGGAATGTAGATACCTTTAGAGGCTTACATGCTAACCAACATATTCCGCAAATTGTAGGTAGTATAGAGATGTATGCTGTGTCTCAAAATCCCGACTACTATTTCATTGCTGAAAACTTCTGGCATAGAACCGTTAGTGATTACATGTACAGTATAGGTGGTGTAGCAGGTGCCAGAAATCCGGCTAATGCGGAGTGTTTCATTGCTCAACCGGCAACTATCTACGAAAATGGCTTCTCTCAGGGAGGGCAAAACGAGACCTGTGCTACCTATAACATGCTAAAATTGACTTCCAGTCTGTTTATGTTTGATCAGAAGGCAGAATACATGGATTATTACGAGCGCGGTTTGTATAACCATATTTTAGCTTCAGTAGCGAAAGACAGTCCGGCAAATACCTACCACGTGCCTTTAAGACCGGGCTCCATCAAGCAGTTTGGAAATCCGAATATGACTGGATTTACATGTTGTAATGGTACTGCTATTGAAAGTAATACCAAGTTGCAAAACTCGATATATTTTAAAAGCTTAGATAACTCTACGCTTTACGTTAATTTGTTTATACCTTCTACTTTGAATTGGGAAGAAAAAGGAATAAAGGTGGTGCAAACTACAAGTTTTCCTAAAGAAGATCAGACCAAGTTGAGAATAGAAGGCAACGGCAAGTTTGATTTACAAGTGAGGGTGCCTGGTTGGGCGAAAAAGGGCTTTGTGGTTAAGATCAATGGTAAGAAGCAAAAGATCAAAGCTACTCCAGGATCCTATGCTAAGATTAGCAGAACTTGGAAGAACGGAGATGTGCTGGAGATCACCATGCCTTTTGAGTTCCATTTGGATTATGTCATGGACCAACCGAACATCGCAAGCTTATTCTACGGTCCGGTACTGCTAGCAGCTCAGGAGACAGAGGCCAGAAAGGAATGGAGGCAGGTTACCTTTGATGCCAAAGACCTTTCGAAAAACATCAAAGGAAATCCGGAAACCTTAGAATTTACCATAGACGGCGTGCAGTTCAAACCTTTCTATGAAAGTTACGGAAGGCACTCGGTTTACCTAGACGTTCGATTAAAATAAGTTTCAGCCCCGGTAAATGCCGGGGCTTTTCTTTCTAATTGTTTTGTGATATGCCTGCTGGTCTGTAGATTTGAATGGAATCCACATCCTATGATCATTATATTTTATCTTTAGAATGAGATTTCTAATTAGTTGTGGATTATTATTATTCTGTTTATGCTCGTATGCGAACCGGGCTGATTCTCTATATCATGCCATATCCTCCACTACAGATGATGTGCAAAGAATTAAACTTTATAGAGAGCTTCTAGAGCATTTAATGCAAAAAGAGGTTCTTGATACTTCCACTATCACCTTTTATGCTCGATTAGGTATTGATCAAAGCTATAAGTCAAAATTTGAAGAACATTTGCCCTATTTCTATAACACACTGGGGTATATGTTCAAGTTTAGTAAGGATTATGATAAGGCACAAATCATGATTCGAAAGGGTTTGGAGATTGCGCAAAAATTAGATAATTCTACAGATATTTCTAGAAGTGGTTACACCTTAGGTATAGTTTATTTAGACCAACAAAAAGTGGGAGAAGCCATCTCTCAGATACAGCAGAATTTTAAGCATTTGAGGCAGTTTCCGGACGACTATTATTCGCATGCCAATTACCTCTTGATGGCGTATCTAACCTTGTCCATGGATAACTACCAGCTTTTCCAATATTTCTATGAAAAAGCCTCAAGGTTATACGAGTATGGAGAGAGTAGTAAGCGTTTGATTTATGATTTTAAGATTAGAGATTGTCTCCTAAAAGGAAAGGTGGAGGAAGCTGATGAGGTATTAGAGAAAATGCTTCTAGAGTTTCCACCCCAAAGTAGAAATAGTGCCATAGAAATTCCTGAAATGTATCTCAATGTAGCTGATGCATATATCCGACAAGGTTTCTATAAAAAGGGGGTGGATTTGTTAGAGCAGGTTTTGAGTGTCAAGCATGGTGAGAATGACTACCCCATTTACAAGTGCATGACTCTATTATCTCGAGGATATATTCAATTAGAGAAAATTGATCTGGCTGATAAGTGGAATAAGATTGCCTTAAGTAAGGCTCCTAATATGATTTTGATGGACCATCGTTTGATGGCTCTTGAAAATGATGTATTTATCAAGCAGGCTAGGGGACAATATGCAGAGTTGAGGGGTGTACTGTTAGAACTAGGGAAATATAAAGACAGTGTAAATTCAGCTATTAACAATAAAAGCTTTTTGCTGGTTTCTCTACTCCAGGATTACGATGAGATGGAGGAAGATTTTGATCAAGTAAAAAGCTTGAATTTAGAACAAAAGGAACTACTTCAGAGGGATAAGCGGATTCGAATTCTTCTATTGGTGTTATTAGGGCTAATGGTCATTTTTACGGCCACAATATATAGATTCTATAAGAAACTAGACGAAAGGAAGAAGGAGATACAAAGAAAGCGCTGGGAGCTAGCTTCACAGGCCCAGGTTTTGAGTGAAGCTAATCTGCAAAAGGACAAGTTATTATCACTGATAGGACATGAACTTCGGAGTCCGGTGGCAGAGCTGATCAGTATTCTGGAAGTGAAAAAGAGGATAAATAAATATGAGTCGGCTATTGATTATTTAGATAGTATATATGTAAAGTCAAAGAGGGTTCACCAGACTTTAGAGAACATTCTGACCTGGTCTGCTTCACAATTAAAGATGCAAGGGTCTGCAACTGTCCCTATAGATTTAGGTAAATTAGTGAGGTACACGCTTGAATTTACAGCTGAGTCATTAGGTGAAAAGCAATTGAAGGTGAATAATAAGGTCAAAGATGTTTGGGCCATGGGGCAGGAAGCTGAAATGCTGATTGTACTTAGAAATTTGATCAACAACGCCATAAAATTCTCTCCAGAGGGAGGAAGTATCCATCTTTACTCTTATCAGGAATCAGATTTACTGCACTTAGTTATAGCTGACGAAGGTGAAGGTATGAGTGAGTCCGTTTTGTCTACCTTGTTCACCACTATACAACAAAGTGAACGGGGTACTTTTGGAGAGAAAGGAACCGGAGTAGGATTGTACATTTGCGCCGACTTGATGCGCGGTATAGGAGGAGATATTAGAGCCAGGCGCAGGCCTGTTGGTGGCACAGAGATGGTGCTAATTTTTCAGGCAGCTGAGCATTGAATTATAGGGTATCCCCGTATATTGTGCTCAAATCCTGTACTTGATGAAATTACAATTACTTCTACTCCTATTTCTAGTTACATTTTCAGTTAAAGCCCAAAAGAAGAAGGCCTTGATGGTCATTGTGGATGGGATTCCGGCGGATCTTCTTGAGAGTACGGCTACTCCGAACATAGATCAGATCTCTGCTATAGGAGGATATAGCAGGGCATATGTGGGAGGAGAGCGGGGGACTTACAGTCAGACTCCTACTATTTCTGCCGTTTCCTATAATAGTATGCTCACCGGCACCTGGGTTAATAAGCATAATGTTTGGAACAATAGCATTACAGCACCTAACTACCATTATCCTACCATATTCTATTTGATAAGGAAACTACGTCCCGAAAAGAAATTGGGGATATTTTCCACATGGACGGACAATAGAACAAAGCTTTTGGGAGAAAATCTTCCTGAAACTAATTATTTAAAGCTTGATTATAAGGTAGATGGTTTTGAATTAGATAAGCAAACATTCCCTCACGATGATCAGTCGGATTATATCAATAAGATTGATGAAGAAGTGGTGAAGAATGCGGTTCATATCTTGAAGGCGGAGGCGCCTGATTTGTCTTGGGTTTATTTACAGTACACGGATGATATAGGACACAAGCAGGGGGATAGTGAAAAGATGAAAGAAG harbors:
- a CDS encoding ExbD/TolR family protein, whose protein sequence is MKLKRQRRFHAEVQTASLNDIMFFLLLFFLIVSTLGSPNVIRLMLPKTSESTNEVSKQPITLSITEDKRFFIDRKQINFPDLENAVLEATSGMEEPTVVLRAAESLTIQDLVDVMAIGARLKVRMVLATDVK
- a CDS encoding SOS response-associated peptidase, producing MCYHVTLLPGNFHNLVDVTGVAPIDPKKGDKLYKPGFHLNGFDHPHLPVILPQGLDMYRWGLIPHWVEDTYKANTLNARNDELFEKVSYRNYWSNRCLVVVSGFFEPHTRMGIASKKQKTESWFIKHKEDPILTLGGIFCGGTVSIITTDASPLLSEIHNDGKRMPLILSNEAIKERWLDPKLGMKDMSRIMDSYPPDEELTAYRTIDGIMNTRLDTNVPEAILPFSGTDSGLLSLFD
- the coaD gene encoding pantetheine-phosphate adenylyltransferase; translation: MKRVAFFPGSFDPFTKGHEDIVRRGLKLFDEIIIGIGTNSAKKRYFEIPEIESAIKRAFQDDERVKVVHYDDLTAAVAQQYGARFIIRGLRNTTDFEYENTISQVNRQLVADLETVFLITSPEFAPISSTIVRELHKFGADISSYIP
- a CDS encoding T9SS type A sorting domain-containing protein, with translation MFRIVLLLGLSFPLFAQESAQGLHIDCPAGDGGAFYINQSLGFRISAKPTSKFIPTYHSVPEGVQQNVEEALAIWEQILISKIPIHIHVYWESMHPRTLASAGADKVYKNFKNAPFKETWYPSALAEAIQGENLTGNGADIILRINSEANWAPPTGTGSIFQYDMVSVVLHEVAHGIGFMSSFSEDEATYVRWGIQNIPFIYDKFMRDEQGNEIANPRFYTNDSQNLLHAITEGDVRFAIEKGQYASNGIMLHTEVPFSSGASLSHFSQAQRLDSDDQLMYPSIRPAVRVRFPGQATLAVLYQIGWALNFYEFDRTYSAESPLFSLYPNPASNLIRIETSEEALPYQIINQQGKILTNGQIQKGESEIPLEFLSSGKYYLKIGNTTLPFIKI
- a CDS encoding alkaline phosphatase family protein → MKLQLLLLLFLVTFSVKAQKKKALMVIVDGIPADLLESTATPNIDQISAIGGYSRAYVGGERGTYSQTPTISAVSYNSMLTGTWVNKHNVWNNSITAPNYHYPTIFYLIRKLRPEKKLGIFSTWTDNRTKLLGENLPETNYLKLDYKVDGFELDKQTFPHDDQSDYINKIDEEVVKNAVHILKAEAPDLSWVYLQYTDDIGHKQGDSEKMKEAIQKMDRQMGDLFQAIRFREQYMGEDWLMIIVTDHGRDFVRGLNHGGQSFRERMSWVATNSKQLNAYFDVYTPGIVDVLPTVARHLDLDIPKSYTYELDGIPMIGQVSLAEPRAIKVRDKLRLEWTPLEKEGKVKIYITSENNFEKTGQSDPYEYLGEFELSKGKAEILLSEKYQDSKFLKIVLEGEKNVVNRWIIRE
- a CDS encoding MotA/TolQ/ExbB proton channel family protein, which codes for MLLNLLLQVTDSTAVAAPVEINYFSLLLKGGFVVYPILVLLLITIYLGFERYFFIKSASQMDSGFIRSLKDNLVRGDIRAASALAKGTNKPISRILEKGINRIGKPVKDIESAMEIQSNLEVSKMEKNMGYLGLIAGVAPTLGFVGTISGIIRIFYEISTTGNFTIETISNGLYEKMIASFTGLIVGLIAYALYHGINMMIDKFSIHLQSTVMDFFDTLNEPTR
- a CDS encoding beta-L-arabinofuranosidase domain-containing protein, which translates into the protein MYKIVLGICAFLMVCSKPLQAQDQILDGIGETAMIARYIFNGDTRDWSRNNHHAKVEGGQARFIDDARFKKVIALSGGSYVTLPSETLSDLESISISAWVNIKSKEEGQRLFAFGKDANKQFSAAPTGLKGQDGFHALFTAGSSKPASSTAIELNKWVHVVVVVDITSKTLTTYLDNKALAEVSGIPQELDAVLGQTNTLYIGKSLTGGDPTLNALVHDFRIYRVPLTRRQVAGIYFGANKSQEGAVNVGKPEENLPQFGKEESQLYHKYLVKVSDITVETEVGNLPRLPSHVPAQYSNGLKLDKVRVIWPAPTDNSSVLEPGKYTISGKIAGSDFVPKATVIVKADKKVTPKAKLAAFPLSAVTLEADRHQHDTKFIENRDKFIQGLAKTDPNSFLYMFRHAFGQKQPEGAKPLGVWDSQNTKLRGHATGHYLTAIAQAYASTGYDKNLQANFAGKMDQLVNTLYELSRLSGTPKVQGGEAVADPTKVPMGPGKTEYDSDLTDEGIRTDYWNWGKGYISAYPPDQFIMLEQGAKYGGQKNQVWAPYYTLHKILAGLMDVYEVSGNKKALDVAVGMSEWVHARLAALPQDTLIKMWNTYIAGEYGGMNESMARLFFLTKNEKFLKTAQLFDNIKMFYGDASHSHGLARNVDTFRGLHANQHIPQIVGSIEMYAVSQNPDYYFIAENFWHRTVSDYMYSIGGVAGARNPANAECFIAQPATIYENGFSQGGQNETCATYNMLKLTSSLFMFDQKAEYMDYYERGLYNHILASVAKDSPANTYHVPLRPGSIKQFGNPNMTGFTCCNGTAIESNTKLQNSIYFKSLDNSTLYVNLFIPSTLNWEEKGIKVVQTTSFPKEDQTKLRIEGNGKFDLQVRVPGWAKKGFVVKINGKKQKIKATPGSYAKISRTWKNGDVLEITMPFEFHLDYVMDQPNIASLFYGPVLLAAQETEARKEWRQVTFDAKDLSKNIKGNPETLEFTIDGVQFKPFYESYGRHSVYLDVRLK
- a CDS encoding ATP-binding protein: MRFLISCGLLLFCLCSYANRADSLYHAISSTTDDVQRIKLYRELLEHLMQKEVLDTSTITFYARLGIDQSYKSKFEEHLPYFYNTLGYMFKFSKDYDKAQIMIRKGLEIAQKLDNSTDISRSGYTLGIVYLDQQKVGEAISQIQQNFKHLRQFPDDYYSHANYLLMAYLTLSMDNYQLFQYFYEKASRLYEYGESSKRLIYDFKIRDCLLKGKVEEADEVLEKMLLEFPPQSRNSAIEIPEMYLNVADAYIRQGFYKKGVDLLEQVLSVKHGENDYPIYKCMTLLSRGYIQLEKIDLADKWNKIALSKAPNMILMDHRLMALENDVFIKQARGQYAELRGVLLELGKYKDSVNSAINNKSFLLVSLLQDYDEMEEDFDQVKSLNLEQKELLQRDKRIRILLLVLLGLMVIFTATIYRFYKKLDERKKEIQRKRWELASQAQVLSEANLQKDKLLSLIGHELRSPVAELISILEVKKRINKYESAIDYLDSIYVKSKRVHQTLENILTWSASQLKMQGSATVPIDLGKLVRYTLEFTAESLGEKQLKVNNKVKDVWAMGQEAEMLIVLRNLINNAIKFSPEGGSIHLYSYQESDLLHLVIADEGEGMSESVLSTLFTTIQQSERGTFGEKGTGVGLYICADLMRGIGGDIRARRRPVGGTEMVLIFQAAEH